One genomic region from Biomphalaria glabrata chromosome 7, xgBioGlab47.1, whole genome shotgun sequence encodes:
- the LOC106067296 gene encoding UPF0489 protein C5orf22 homolog produces the protein MTNLRKSKSLPVYIVEPHNDVVRYIHRSIASKILPFDDIVVIHLDSHPDLLLPVHLDADVVFKSRELIENLSIENWILPLTYAKHVSHIVWVKPPWANQIKASELNFTIGKCSQSGKIRLNCKENYFLTDGLFRPMQKLEECSNVRLTVAELRPDQWSELEHRSSTHETKKEPNVVSEQSCLFSSYQKWGPHLNDLLNGRPYILDIDLDFFSTANPFRGFLAAEAEQALRRLYGYQALCDTTDQTLLQFSKKRESQLDELEDIFCQLENEYHVKSDQQKALSLDDLMEIEAISHSSLDKQLLEDILLICNSVLLDPKYREVTFLQVHNFGCTLDDTELPHHISTEEQVSSLLNTFKNLLELVPRPTIVTIARSSLDGYCPLNAVDQYQRDVLKILENQYGSLLLTQDYD, from the exons ATGACAAATCTCAGAAAAAGTAAAAGTCTTCCTGTCTACATTGTGGAACCACATAATGAT GTTGTACGCTATATACATCGATCTATAGCCTCAAAGATTCTACCATTTGATGACATTGTTGTAATTCATTTGGATTCTCATCCTGACCTATTGCTACCAGTCCACCTTGATGCTGATGTTGTGTTCAAGTCTAGAGAACTCATTGA AAATCTCAGCATTGAAAATTGGATTCTCCCACTGACATATGCAAAACATGTAAGTCACATTGTTTGGGTGAAGCCTCCTTGGGCTAATCAAATCAAAGCGTCTGAACTGAATTTCACTATAGGCAAGTGCTCTCAGTCTGGTAAAATCAG ACTCAACTGTaaagaaaattactttttgACTGATGGTCTTTTTAGACCCATGCAAAAACTAGAAGAATGTAGCAATGTTCGACTGACAGTTGCGGAGCTGCGTCCAGACCAATGGAGTGAACTTGAACACAG ATCTTCCACACATGAGACCAAGAAGGAACCAAATGTAGTCTCAGAACAATCCTGCCTTTTTTCCTCTTATCAAAAGTGGGGCCCACACTTGAATGACCTGTTGAATGGAAGGCCCTACATACTGGACATTGACCTGGACTTCTTCTCTACAGCTAATCCATTCAGAGGTTTTCTTGCAGCGGAGGCTGAGCAGGCACTCAGGAGACTCTACGGGTACCAAGCATTATGTGATACAACTGACCAG ACTCTACttcaattttctaaaaaaagagAATCCCAACTAGATGAACTAGAAGATATCTTTTGCCAGCTAGAGAATGAGTATCATGTGAAGTCTGACCAGCAGAAGGCACTTTCTCTTGATGACCTCATGGAGATTGAAGCAATCAGTCACAGCTCATTAGACAAACAACT GCTGGAAGACATTCTGCTGATCTGCAACAGTGTCCTGCTTGACCCAAAATATCGAGAGGTCACTTTCCTTCAAGTTCACAACTTTGGCTGCACTTTAGATGACACTGAGCTACCCCATCATATAAGTACGGAAGAACAGGTTAGCTCCCTTCTGAATACTTTCAAGAACCTCTTGGAGCTAGTGCCCAGGCCAACCATCGTGACTATAGCAAG